One Gossypium hirsutum isolate 1008001.06 chromosome A11, Gossypium_hirsutum_v2.1, whole genome shotgun sequence genomic window carries:
- the LOC107923298 gene encoding probable polyol transporter 6, with product MAAESGENKNSFNRYACLCAIIASIISIIFGYDTGVMSGAMIFIKEDLKISDVQVEILAGILNICALVGSLAAGRTSDYIGRRYTIVLASIIFLIGAVLMGYAPNYAILMTGRCTAGVGVGFALMIAPVYSAEISSPSTRGFLTSLPELCISFGILLGYTSNYLFGKLTLRLGWRMMLGVAAVPSLALAFGILKMPESPRWLVLEGRLKEAKKILLLISNSEEEAESRFHDIKIAAGIDPDCVEEVVKPPNIHHGQGVWKDLFIRPTPAVRRILIAAIGIHFFEHATGIEAVVLYSPRIFHKAGVTSKNKLLLATVGVGLTKTTFILIASVFLDKVGRRRLLLTSTAGLVVSLSGLGFALTMVELNPGERLVWALCLSIIFTYLYVAFFSIGLGPITWVYSSEIFPLRLRAQGASIGVAVNRLMNAIVSMSFISIYKAITIGGAFFMFAGVSLVAWWFFFFLLPETKGKSLEEIEILFTKNTRHENQGLEIQPTTSNSV from the exons ATGGCAGCAGAGAGTGGTGAAAACAAGAACAGCTTCAATAGATATGCTTGTTTATGTGCTATTATTGCAtctatcatctccatcatttttgGTTATG ATACCGGAGTAATGAGCGGGGCCATGATATTCATAAAGGAGGACCTGAAAATCAGTGACGTGCAAGTGGAAATACTGGCTGGAATTCTAAATATTTGTGCTTTGGTTGGTTCTTTAGCAGCAGGAAGAACGTCTGATTATATTGGACGCAGATATACAATCGTTTTAGCTTCAATAATTTTCTTGATTGGTGCAGTTTTAATGGGCTATGCTCCGAACTATGCCATTCTAATGACAGGAAGATGCACTGCCGGAGTTGGTGTCGGCTTCGCCCTTATGATCGCTCCAGTTTACTCGGCAGAGATTTCATCTCCTTCCACCCGTGGCTTCTTAACGTCCTTGCCAGAGCTTTGCATCAGTTTCGGCATTTTACTCGGTTACACTTCCAATTACTTGTTCGGAAAATTGACATTGAGGCTTGGCTGGCGGATGATGCTGGGCGTCGCCGCCGTCCCTTCCCTCGCTTTAGCTTTCGGTATACTGAAAATGCCCGAGTCTCCCAGATGGTTAGTGTTAGAAGGTCGATTAAAAGAAGCCAAGAAAATCTTATTACTGATATCCAACAGCGAAGAAGAAGCCGAATCTCGGTTCCACGACATAAAAATAGCAGCAGGGATCGATCCGGATTGTGTTGAAGAAGTCGTCAAGCCACCTAACATCCACCATGGTCAAGGCGTGTGGAAAGATCTTTTTATAAGGCCCACACCGGCCGTTCGTCGGATTCTAATCGCCGCCATCGGAATCCATTTCTTCGAACACGCAACAGGAATCGAAGCAGTCGTTTTATACAGTCCAAGAATCTTTCACAAAGCTGGAGTCACCAGCAAGAACAAGCTTTTGCTCGCCACTGTCGGGGTCGGCCTTACAAAAACAACCTTCATTTTAATCGCCTCAGTTTTCCTCGACAAAGTCGGGAGACGACGGCTTTTATTAACCAGCACCGCAGGATTGGTCGTATCCTTGTCAGGTTTAGGCTTTGCTTTAACAATGGTGGAGTTGAACCCTGGCGAGCGGCTTGTATGGGCATTATGTTTAAGCATTATATTCACATATCTATATGTGGCTTTCTTTTCCATAGGACTTGGTCCCATCACATGGGTCTACAGTAGTGAAATATTTCCACTCAGGTTAAGGGCACAAGGGGCCAGCATTGGTGTGGCTGTTAATAGGCTGATGAATGCTATAGTTTCAATGAGCTTTATCTCAATCTATAAAGCCATTACCATTGGAGGTGCTTTCTTTATGTTTGCAGGAGTATCTCTAGTGGCCTGGTGGTTTTTCTTCTTCCTATTGCCTGAAACCAAGGGGAAATCCTTGGAAGAGATTGAGATACTCTTCACCAAGAACACAAGGCATGAAAACCAGGGCTTAGAAATCCAACCAACAACCAGTAATAGTGTTTAG
- the LOC121209654 gene encoding homeobox-leucine zipper protein ATHB-40 translates to MNKLEDQMALISQIYLGGYPQVAPQQAESKPRRRRKKNKGGENNLSKTKKRKLSQEQVDLLEHHFGNEHKLESERKDRLASELGLDPRQVAVWFQNRRARWKNKKLEEEFSKLKSDHDEVVLEKFRLESEVTKLTEKLCEAKKEIQRLGERVDRGSSNSPSSSLTMEAMDTPFLGEFGLEGYDNVFYIAEDSYNNIPGMEWMNLYM, encoded by the exons ATGAATAAGCTTGAAGATCAAATGGCTCTTATCTCCCAAATATATCTTGGTGGATACCCTCAAGTTGCACCACAACAAG CGGAATCAAAGCCTCGACGGCGGCGGAAGAAGAACAAAGGAGGAGAAAACAACCTTTCAAAGACTAAAAAAAGGAAGCTCAGCCAAGAACAAGTTGATCTTCTTGAACATCATTTTGGTAATGAACATAAACTTGAGTCTGAAAGGAAAGACAGGCTTGCTTCCGAACTGGGACTGGATCCTCGTCAGGTTGCTGTTTGGTTCCAAAACAGACGAGCTCGTTGGAAGAACAAGAAGCTCGAGGAAGAGTTTAGCAAGTTGAAGTCTGACCATGACGAAGTTGTTCTTGAGAAATTTCGCCTTGAATCCGAG GTTACAAAGCTTACAGAGAAACTTTGTGAAGCAAAGAAGGAAATCCAACGGCTAGGGGAGCGAGTAGATAGGGGTTCGAGTAATAGTCCAAGCTCATCTCTGACAATGGAAGCCATGGATACACCTTTTTTAGGTGAATTTGGATTAGAAGGATATGATAATGTTTTCTACATAGCAGAGGATAGTTACAATAATATCCCTGGCATGGAGTGGATGAATCTGTATATGTAA
- the LOC107923117 gene encoding sulfite exporter TauE/SafE family protein 3, which yields MGQFHVRRRGLAMVAWTVFMVLVMMTNVGIAERLLKDERNHQVSKENEKTRGLLLRVVSFLWQGGKSAYEPVWPEMEFGWKIVVGTIVGFLGAALGSVGGVGGGGIFVPMLTLIIGFDPKSSTAISKCMIMGAAGSTVYYNLRLRHPTLEMPLIDYDLALLFQPMLMLGISIGVTLNIMFADWMVTVLLILLFIGTSTKALFKGVDTWKKETVMKKEAARLEAEVSKLADGAVQDYKMLPSGPSTMPDDDISLIHNIYWKELSLLVYVWIGFLIVQIIKEYLQTCSVMYWIVNSLQIPIAASVTVFEAICLYKGRRVIASKGKEITNWKIYQILIYCSCGIIAGMVGGLLGLGGGFILGPLFLELGIPPQVASATSTFSMAFSSSMSVVQYYLLNRFPIPYAAYFVLVATIAAFTGQHVVRKIIAVLGRASIIIFILALTIFISAISLGGVGITDMVEKLEDEEYMGFENLCKLS from the exons ATGGGTCAATTTCATGTGAGACGGAGAGGCTTGGCAATGGTAGCATGGACAGTCTTTATGGTTCTTGTGATGATGACCAATGTGGGTATTGCAGAGAGATTATTGAAAGACGAAAGAAATCACCAAGTTTCCAAAGAAAACGAAAAAACACGAGGGCTTCTACTTAGGGTTGTCAGCTTCCTATGGCAAGGTGGCAAGTCTGCCTACGAACCAGTCTGGCCG GAGATGGAGTTTGGTTGGAAAATAGTTGTGGGAACAATTGTTGGATTCCTTGGTGCAGCTTTGGGTAGCGTTGGAGGGGTTGGTGGTGGTGGGATTTTTGTTCCAATGCTCACTCTCATCATAGGTTTCGACCCCAAGTCTTCCACTGCCATTTCCAAGT GTATGATAATGGGTGCAGCTGGATCAACAGTATACTATAACCTGAGACTTAGGCATCCAACACTGGAAATGCCTCTCATAGATTATGACTTGGCGTTGCTCTTCCAGCCCATGCTTATGCTTGGAATCAGCATTGGAGTTACCCTCAATATCATGTTTGCTGATTGGATGGTCACAGTTTTGCTTATCCTACTCTTCATTG GTACTTCGACTAAAGCCTTATTCAAAGGTGTAGATACATGGAAGAAAGAGACAGTGATGAAAAAG GAAGCAGCAAGGTTAGAAGCTGAGGTGTCCAAACTAGCTG ATGGAGCTGTTCAAGATTACAAAATGTTACCTAGTGGCCCAAGCACCATGCCAGATGATGAT ATTTCTCTGATACATAACATATACTGGAAAGAGTTATCGCTGCTCGTTTATGTGTGGATTGGTTTTCTTATCGTTCAGATTATTAAG GAATATCTTCAAACTTGCTCGGTCATGTATTGGATTGTGAACTCTTTGCAG ATACCCATTGCTGCCTCTGTAACAGTGTTTGAAGCCATATGCTTATACAAAGGGAGAAGGGTGATTGcatcaaaaggaaaagaaatcacAAACTGGAAGATATATCAGATTCTTATTTACTGTTCTTGTGGCATAATTGCTGGTATGGTTGGTGGTTTGCTTGGACTGGGAGGTGGCTTCATCTTGGGTCCTCTTTTCCTTGAACTTGGAATTCCTCCTCAG GTAGCTAGTGCAACATCAACGTTTTCAATGGCGTTCTCATCCTCAATGTCAGTTGTACAATATTATCTTCTCAATCGTTTCCCAATTCCATATG CTGCTTATTTCGTTCTAGTCGCCACCATAGCGGCTTTCACCGGCCAGCATGTAGTCCGAAAAATTATCGCAGTTCTCGGACGAGCATCGATAATCATCTTCATTCTGGCTTTAACCATCTTTATCAGTGCAATCAGTTTAG GTGGAGTTGGCattactgatatggttgaaaaacTGGAAGATGAAGAGTATATGGGATTTGAAAACCTTTGCAAGCTCTCTTGA